The Strix aluco isolate bStrAlu1 chromosome 1, bStrAlu1.hap1, whole genome shotgun sequence genome has a window encoding:
- the ABHD3 gene encoding phospholipase ABHD3 isoform X2 has protein sequence MDWQVLTRELSLYLESQVRVGLFGSGVGLSLVLGFGVAYACYYLSSIAKKPQLVASNDRFCRFLEEYCPVVTETYYPTIWCWEGRVQTLLRPFITSRPQVQYRNELIKTADGGQISLDWFDNNDSLYYPDASTRPTVLLLPGLTGTSKESYILHMIHQSETLGYRCVVFNNRGIAGEDLLTPRTYCAANTEDLEAVIHHVHSLHPSAPFMAAGVSMGGHRQMLEKLFDMDLVMKARTVREFDKRFTSVMFGYRTIDDYYEDASPCRKLKSVGIPVLCLNSVDDVFSPGHAIPVETAKQNANVALVLTSCGGHIGFLEGIWPRKCTYMDRVFKQFVQAMFEHGNKIFSM, from the exons ATGGACTGGCAGGTGCTGACCAGGGAGCTCTCCCTCTACCTGGAGAGTCAGGTCCGCGTGGGGCTCTTCGGCTCCGGCGTGGGCTTGTCCCTGGTGCTGGGCTTCGGCGTCGCCTACGCCTGCTACTACCTCAGCAGCATCGCCAAG AAACCCCAGCTGGTGGCCAGCAATGACCGTTTCTGCCGCTTTCTCGAGGAATATTGCCCTGTTGTGACAGAAACTTACTATCCCACAATTTGGTGCTGGGAAGGTCGGGTGCAGACACTCCTGCGTCCCTTTATCACCTCTAGACCCCAAGTACAGTACAGGAA TGAGCTCATTAAAACAGCAGATGGAGGACAGATTTCATTGGATTGGTTTGATAATAATGACAGCTTATATTATCCGGATGCCAGCACAAGACCCACTGTCCTGTTATTGCCTGGCCTGACAGGAACGAGCAAGGAATCCTACATTCTTCATATGATCCATCAAAGCGAAACACTGGGATATAG ATGCGTCGTTTTTAACAATCGGGGAATTGCTGGTGAGGATCTTTTG ACACCAAGGACTTACTGTGCAGCAAACACAGAGGATTTAGAGGCCGTTATTCATCATGTACACAGCTTGCACCCCTCAGCTCCGTTCATGGCAGCCGGTGTTTCTATGGGAGG GCATCGACAAATGTTGGAGAAATTATTTGATATGGATCTCGTGATGAAG GCTAGAACTGTTAGAGAATTTGACAAGAGGTTCACTTCAGTCATGTTTGGCTACCGTACAATCGATGATTACTATGAAGATGCTAGCCCATGTCGCAAGCTGAAGTCAGTAGGAATTCCAGTATTATGTCTGAATTCTGTGGATGATGTTTTCTCACCAGGTCATG CTATACCAGTAGAAACTGCCAAACAAAATGCAAACGTTGCTTTGGTTCTGACTTCGTGCGGAGGCCATATTGGTTTTCTGGAAGGAATATGGCCAAGGAAGTGCACTTACATGGACAGAGTCTTCAAGCAGTTTGTGCAAGCTATGTTTGAGCATGGAAATAAAATCTTTAGCATGTAG
- the ABHD3 gene encoding phospholipase ABHD3 isoform X1 produces the protein MDWQVLTRELSLYLESQVRVGLFGSGVGLSLVLGFGVAYACYYLSSIAKKPQLVASNDRFCRFLEEYCPVVTETYYPTIWCWEGRVQTLLRPFITSRPQVQYRNELIKTADGGQISLDWFDNNDSLYYPDASTRPTVLLLPGLTGTSKESYILHMIHQSETLGYRCVVFNNRGIAGEDLLTPRTYCAANTEDLEAVIHHVHSLHPSAPFMAAGVSMGGMLLLNYLGKTGRDTPLMAAAIFSAGWNVFESVESLEKPLNWLLFNYYLTTCLQSSISRHRQMLEKLFDMDLVMKARTVREFDKRFTSVMFGYRTIDDYYEDASPCRKLKSVGIPVLCLNSVDDVFSPGHAIPVETAKQNANVALVLTSCGGHIGFLEGIWPRKCTYMDRVFKQFVQAMFEHGNKIFSM, from the exons ATGGACTGGCAGGTGCTGACCAGGGAGCTCTCCCTCTACCTGGAGAGTCAGGTCCGCGTGGGGCTCTTCGGCTCCGGCGTGGGCTTGTCCCTGGTGCTGGGCTTCGGCGTCGCCTACGCCTGCTACTACCTCAGCAGCATCGCCAAG AAACCCCAGCTGGTGGCCAGCAATGACCGTTTCTGCCGCTTTCTCGAGGAATATTGCCCTGTTGTGACAGAAACTTACTATCCCACAATTTGGTGCTGGGAAGGTCGGGTGCAGACACTCCTGCGTCCCTTTATCACCTCTAGACCCCAAGTACAGTACAGGAA TGAGCTCATTAAAACAGCAGATGGAGGACAGATTTCATTGGATTGGTTTGATAATAATGACAGCTTATATTATCCGGATGCCAGCACAAGACCCACTGTCCTGTTATTGCCTGGCCTGACAGGAACGAGCAAGGAATCCTACATTCTTCATATGATCCATCAAAGCGAAACACTGGGATATAG ATGCGTCGTTTTTAACAATCGGGGAATTGCTGGTGAGGATCTTTTG ACACCAAGGACTTACTGTGCAGCAAACACAGAGGATTTAGAGGCCGTTATTCATCATGTACACAGCTTGCACCCCTCAGCTCCGTTCATGGCAGCCGGTGTTTCTATGGGAGG CATGCTTCTTTTAAATTACCTGGGCAAAACTGGCAGAGACACTCCTTTAATGGCAGCTGCAATTTTCTCTGCGGGTTGGAATGTTTTTGAATCTGTAGAATCTCTGGAGAAGCCACTAAACTGGCTTCTTTTCAACTATTACTTGACTACTTGTCTACAATCCTCTATCAGCAG GCATCGACAAATGTTGGAGAAATTATTTGATATGGATCTCGTGATGAAG GCTAGAACTGTTAGAGAATTTGACAAGAGGTTCACTTCAGTCATGTTTGGCTACCGTACAATCGATGATTACTATGAAGATGCTAGCCCATGTCGCAAGCTGAAGTCAGTAGGAATTCCAGTATTATGTCTGAATTCTGTGGATGATGTTTTCTCACCAGGTCATG CTATACCAGTAGAAACTGCCAAACAAAATGCAAACGTTGCTTTGGTTCTGACTTCGTGCGGAGGCCATATTGGTTTTCTGGAAGGAATATGGCCAAGGAAGTGCACTTACATGGACAGAGTCTTCAAGCAGTTTGTGCAAGCTATGTTTGAGCATGGAAATAAAATCTTTAGCATGTAG